A genomic segment from Streptosporangium roseum DSM 43021 encodes:
- a CDS encoding DEAD/DEAH box helicase: protein MTLNTTDDTSSFADLTLRPELLHALSGLGYEEPTPIQREAIPPLLEGRDLLGQAATGTGKTAAFALPVLQRMTRDGGGGEPMALVLVPTRELAVQVSEAFHHYGRELGARVLPIYGGQPIGRQLRALQQGVDIVVATPGRALDHIGRGTLRLDDLEMVVLDEADEMLDMGFAEDIEAILQETPENRQTVLFSATMPPRINGIARRHLNDPVRIEMGRETTAPGEAPLVRQTAYVVPRAHKPAALGRVLDVEAPTAAIVFCRTRDEVDQLTETLNGRGYRAEALHGGMGQEQRDRVMGRLRTGTADLLVATDVAARGLDIEQLTHVVNYDVPSAPESYVHRIGRVGRAGREGVAITLAEPREHRMLKTIERVTKRRIPIEKVPTIADLRARRLELTRAALHESLLEDDLERFRVVVETLTDEFDIMEVALAAVKLAHEASGAADDEQEIPEVALRTEREERGRREPAGRQERRGRPAAGGSGMTRLFVGAGRSSGIRPQDLVGAIAGESRLTGRDIGAIEIADRFSLVEVPDAAADEVIAVLRGSTIKGKKATVRRERYNAR, encoded by the coding sequence ATGACGCTGAACACGACCGACGACACGAGCAGCTTCGCCGACCTGACGCTGCGGCCCGAGCTCCTGCACGCCCTCTCCGGTCTCGGCTACGAGGAGCCCACGCCGATCCAGCGCGAGGCGATCCCCCCTCTGCTCGAAGGGCGCGACCTCCTCGGACAGGCCGCGACGGGGACGGGCAAGACGGCCGCGTTCGCGCTGCCGGTGCTCCAGCGGATGACCCGGGACGGCGGGGGCGGGGAGCCGATGGCGCTCGTGCTCGTGCCCACGCGCGAGCTGGCCGTCCAGGTCTCGGAGGCGTTCCACCACTACGGCCGCGAACTGGGCGCGCGCGTCCTGCCGATCTACGGCGGGCAGCCGATCGGCCGGCAGTTGCGGGCGCTCCAGCAGGGCGTCGACATCGTGGTCGCGACGCCCGGTCGCGCGCTCGACCACATCGGCCGCGGGACGCTCCGCCTGGACGACCTCGAAATGGTCGTCCTGGACGAGGCGGACGAGATGCTCGACATGGGATTCGCCGAGGACATCGAGGCGATCCTGCAGGAGACTCCCGAGAACCGCCAGACGGTGCTCTTCTCGGCGACGATGCCGCCGCGCATCAACGGGATAGCCCGCCGCCATCTGAACGACCCGGTCCGGATCGAGATGGGCCGTGAGACGACGGCCCCGGGCGAGGCCCCGCTGGTGCGGCAGACCGCGTACGTGGTCCCGCGGGCGCACAAGCCCGCGGCGCTCGGGCGGGTGCTGGACGTGGAGGCCCCCACCGCCGCGATCGTCTTCTGCCGCACGCGCGACGAGGTCGACCAGCTCACCGAGACCCTGAACGGACGCGGTTACCGCGCCGAGGCGCTGCACGGCGGCATGGGCCAGGAGCAGCGCGACCGCGTGATGGGGCGGCTGCGGACCGGGACGGCGGATCTGCTCGTCGCGACCGACGTCGCCGCCCGGGGGCTCGACATCGAGCAGCTCACCCACGTGGTCAACTACGACGTCCCCTCCGCGCCGGAGTCCTACGTGCACCGGATCGGCCGGGTCGGCCGGGCGGGCCGCGAGGGCGTGGCCATCACCCTGGCGGAGCCTCGGGAGCACCGGATGCTCAAGACCATCGAGCGGGTGACCAAACGCCGGATCCCGATCGAGAAGGTGCCGACGATCGCCGACCTGCGCGCCCGGCGGCTGGAGCTGACGCGCGCCGCGCTCCACGAAAGCCTCCTGGAGGACGACCTGGAGCGCTTCCGCGTCGTGGTCGAGACGCTCACCGACGAGTTCGACATCATGGAGGTGGCGCTCGCCGCGGTGAAGCTGGCGCACGAGGCCAGCGGGGCGGCGGACGACGAGCAGGAGATCCCCGAGGTCGCGCTGAGGACCGAGCGGGAGGAGCGCGGCCGTCGCGAGCCCGCCGGCCGCCAGGAGCGGCGTGGACGCCCGGCGGCGGGCGGGAGCGGGATGACGCGCCTGTTCGTCGGCGCCGGGCGCAGCTCCGGGATCCGGCCGCAGGACCTGGTCGGCGCGATAGCCGGCGAGTCGCGCCTCACCGGGCGCGATATCGGGGCGATCGAGATCGCCGACCGCTTCTCGCTCGTGGAGGTCCCGGACGCCGCGGCCGACGAGGTGATCGCGGTCCTGCGGGGAAGCACCATCAAGGGGAAGAAGGCCACGGTCCGCCGGGAACGCTACAACGCGCGGTAG
- a CDS encoding glycosyltransferase family protein: protein MSEQTPEEPKYQRLGPINWLPEERKVIERFEERVRDLERRLAIAEARADYAQWKLESTKVQRPYRVAEAITGAKGSGVVRLPGKLRMALRPRKGPEAPRPVAEVIEELDQRGPAVDVPQVKWPAGPINRPDLKVAVILDDFSRMAFKYEWDQIEFGLRDWPEIFAERRPELLFVESAWHGNQGRWRYQMTGSNAPKPELRALIDWCREEGIPTVFWNKEDPPNFDFFIDTAKLFDYVFTCDGDMVPRYREALGHDRIDVLQFAAQPRVHNPIQERRGRLHDVVFAGMYFRDKHPERREQMETVLAPIRELGLHIFARNGTVDEKYAWPEEYVPHIVGELPYDQMLAAYKMYKVFLNVNSVLDSPTMCARRVFELSACSTSVVSGWSRAVQETFGPLIPIAHDELESYNQVLHLINSPELRARQGHLAMREVFDKHLFTHRVDQILGFLGRPVEQRSRSVSVVLPTNRASQLEHAIASVAKQIHRPLQLVMVLHGLDIDPVVVADKARMAGISDVVVLPADPSLSLGACMNLGIAAAEGDLIAKMDDDNLYGEHYLSDLVRAFDYSDAELVGKGAHYAYFEGRNTTMLRMPGLEHRYSWLVQGGTFLGKADMFRHYGFEDVTRGEDTRLVRRLKEDRVKIYSADRFNFVYWRSGDPSMHTWQPDDHKLTRGAQFSFVGHPDAHVMI, encoded by the coding sequence ATGAGTGAGCAGACCCCCGAAGAGCCGAAGTACCAGCGGCTCGGGCCGATCAACTGGCTGCCCGAGGAGCGCAAGGTCATCGAGCGCTTCGAGGAGCGCGTCCGGGACCTGGAGCGGCGGCTGGCCATCGCCGAGGCCCGCGCCGACTACGCGCAGTGGAAGCTGGAGTCCACCAAGGTCCAGCGGCCCTACCGGGTGGCCGAGGCCATCACGGGCGCCAAGGGGTCGGGGGTCGTGCGGCTGCCGGGCAAGCTGCGCATGGCGCTGCGGCCCCGCAAGGGGCCCGAGGCGCCCCGGCCGGTGGCCGAGGTGATCGAGGAGCTGGACCAGCGGGGGCCCGCCGTGGACGTGCCACAGGTCAAGTGGCCGGCCGGGCCGATCAACCGGCCGGACCTGAAGGTCGCGGTCATCCTGGACGACTTCTCCCGGATGGCGTTCAAGTACGAGTGGGACCAGATCGAGTTCGGGCTCCGCGACTGGCCGGAGATCTTCGCCGAGCGGCGGCCCGAGCTGCTGTTCGTGGAGTCGGCCTGGCACGGCAACCAGGGCCGCTGGCGCTACCAGATGACCGGCTCCAACGCCCCCAAGCCGGAGCTGCGCGCCCTGATCGACTGGTGCCGCGAAGAGGGGATCCCGACGGTCTTCTGGAACAAGGAGGACCCGCCGAACTTCGACTTCTTCATCGACACGGCCAAGCTGTTCGACTACGTCTTCACCTGCGACGGCGACATGGTGCCCCGCTACCGGGAGGCGCTGGGCCACGACCGGATCGACGTCCTGCAGTTCGCCGCCCAGCCGCGGGTGCACAACCCGATCCAGGAGCGGCGCGGCCGGCTGCACGACGTGGTCTTCGCGGGCATGTACTTCCGGGACAAGCACCCCGAGCGCCGCGAGCAGATGGAGACCGTCCTCGCCCCGATCCGCGAGCTCGGCCTGCACATCTTCGCCCGCAACGGCACGGTCGACGAGAAGTACGCCTGGCCCGAGGAGTACGTCCCGCACATCGTGGGCGAACTCCCCTACGACCAGATGCTGGCCGCGTACAAGATGTACAAGGTCTTCCTGAACGTGAACTCGGTGCTCGACTCGCCGACCATGTGCGCCCGCCGGGTCTTCGAGCTGTCGGCCTGCTCGACCTCGGTCGTCTCCGGCTGGTCACGGGCCGTCCAGGAGACCTTCGGCCCGCTGATCCCGATCGCCCACGACGAGCTGGAGTCCTACAACCAGGTCCTGCACCTGATCAACAGCCCCGAGCTCCGCGCCCGCCAGGGCCACCTGGCCATGCGCGAGGTCTTCGACAAGCACCTGTTCACGCACCGCGTCGACCAGATCCTCGGGTTCCTCGGCAGGCCCGTCGAGCAGCGGTCGAGGTCCGTCTCGGTGGTGCTGCCCACCAACCGCGCCTCGCAGCTCGAACACGCCATCGCCTCGGTGGCCAAGCAGATCCACAGGCCGCTCCAGCTCGTGATGGTCCTGCACGGCCTGGACATCGACCCGGTCGTGGTCGCCGACAAGGCCCGCATGGCCGGGATCTCCGACGTCGTGGTGCTGCCCGCCGACCCGTCGCTGTCCCTGGGCGCCTGCATGAACCTGGGCATCGCCGCGGCCGAGGGCGACCTGATCGCCAAGATGGACGACGACAACCTCTACGGCGAGCACTACCTGTCCGACCTGGTCCGCGCCTTCGACTACTCCGACGCCGAACTCGTCGGCAAGGGCGCCCACTACGCCTACTTCGAGGGCCGCAACACCACGATGCTCCGCATGCCCGGCCTGGAGCACCGCTACAGCTGGCTGGTCCAGGGCGGCACCTTCCTCGGCAAGGCCGACATGTTCCGCCACTACGGCTTCGAGGACGTCACCCGCGGCGAGGACACCCGCCTGGTCCGGAGGCTGAAGGAGGACCGCGTCAAGATCTACTCCGCCGACCGGTTCAACTTCGTCTACTGGCGCAGCGGCGACCCCTCGATGCACACCTGGCAGCCCGACGACCACAAGCTCACCCGGGGCGCCCAGTTCTCCTTCGTCGGTCACCCCGACGCCCACGTGATGATCTGA
- the wecB gene encoding non-hydrolyzing UDP-N-acetylglucosamine 2-epimerase, with translation MRDNAPPGTTPDPDNPLVLHVLGARPNFVKAAPVVRGLAALGVRQGIVHTGQHYDALMSDVFFADLGLPEPIANLGVGSGSHARQTAALLTGLEDVVLAHGPALVVVYGDVNSTLAAILVCSKLHIPTAHVEAGLRSFDREMPEEVNRVVTDALSDILFATSPDALSHLANEGVDPARVHLVGNPMIDSLFSALDHLDPAPVRSRLGLPERYGVATLHRPGNVDDPASAKELVDAVLAVSERIPIAVPLHPRGRARLAEAGLVSGENLLIIDPLGYVDFLSLVRGASLVVTDSGGVQEETTMLGVPCLTVRPNTERPITVTHGTNRLVTPALLPAAADRALADGAATPSGELPPLWDGKAGPRIARVIEAWLAGRNLSPAAQAVPPKSL, from the coding sequence ATGAGGGACAACGCCCCCCCGGGGACGACCCCGGACCCCGACAATCCCCTCGTCCTGCACGTGCTCGGCGCGCGGCCCAACTTCGTGAAGGCCGCTCCGGTCGTGCGCGGTCTCGCCGCCCTCGGGGTGCGGCAGGGCATCGTTCACACCGGTCAGCACTACGACGCGCTGATGTCGGACGTGTTCTTCGCCGATCTCGGGCTCCCGGAGCCGATCGCCAATCTGGGTGTCGGCTCGGGCTCGCACGCGCGCCAGACGGCGGCGCTGCTGACCGGCCTGGAGGACGTCGTCCTGGCGCACGGACCCGCGCTGGTCGTCGTCTACGGCGACGTGAACTCGACGCTGGCCGCGATCCTCGTCTGCTCCAAGCTCCACATCCCGACCGCGCACGTCGAGGCGGGCCTGCGCTCCTTCGACCGGGAGATGCCCGAGGAGGTCAACCGGGTCGTCACCGACGCCCTGTCCGACATCCTCTTCGCCACCTCGCCGGACGCGCTCTCGCACCTGGCCAACGAGGGCGTGGACCCGGCGCGCGTCCACCTCGTCGGCAACCCGATGATCGACAGCCTGTTCTCGGCGCTGGACCACCTCGACCCGGCCCCGGTCCGCTCCCGGCTCGGGCTCCCGGAGCGCTACGGCGTGGCGACCCTGCACCGGCCGGGCAACGTGGACGACCCCGCCTCCGCCAAGGAGCTGGTCGACGCCGTGCTCGCGGTGAGCGAGCGCATCCCCATCGCGGTGCCGCTGCACCCGCGCGGCCGGGCCCGCCTGGCCGAGGCCGGTCTCGTGAGCGGCGAGAACCTCCTCATCATCGACCCGCTGGGCTACGTGGACTTCCTCTCCCTGGTGCGGGGCGCCTCCCTGGTCGTCACCGACTCCGGCGGCGTGCAAGAGGAGACGACCATGCTCGGCGTCCCCTGCCTGACCGTCCGGCCCAACACCGAGCGGCCGATCACCGTCACCCACGGCACCAACCGCCTGGTCACCCCGGCGCTGCTGCCGGCCGCCGCCGACCGGGCCCTGGCCGACGGCGCGGCGACCCCCTCGGGCGAGCTGCCCCCGCTCTGGGACGGCAAGGCCGGCCCCCGGATCGCCCGGGTGATCGAGGCCTGGCTGGCGGGCCGCAACCTCTCCCCGGCGGCGCAGGCCGTACCGCCCAAATCCCTGTAA
- a CDS encoding isochorismatase family cysteine hydrolase, which translates to MAETYDPRRTAVLLVDPYNDFISEGGKLWPRLEPVAKKVGLLDNLRSVVTSAREAGIQVVFVPHRRWEPGDYETWAHPNPTQRNIKERHTFARGSWGGEFHPDFQPQAGDVVVHEHWAQSGFANTDLDFQLKQHGITHAVVVGVLANTCIESTGRFAMELGYHVTLVRDATAAFLPEMMNAAHELNGPTYAHAIVATGELVTAFEEARS; encoded by the coding sequence GTGGCCGAGACCTACGACCCCCGCCGCACGGCGGTTCTGCTGGTCGATCCCTACAACGACTTCATCTCCGAGGGCGGCAAGCTCTGGCCGCGGCTCGAGCCCGTAGCGAAGAAGGTCGGCCTGCTGGACAACCTGCGTTCCGTGGTCACCTCCGCCCGCGAGGCCGGCATCCAAGTGGTGTTCGTCCCGCACCGCCGCTGGGAGCCGGGCGACTACGAGACCTGGGCCCACCCGAACCCGACCCAGCGGAACATCAAAGAGCGGCACACCTTCGCCCGGGGCTCCTGGGGCGGGGAATTCCACCCCGACTTCCAGCCGCAGGCGGGCGACGTCGTCGTCCATGAGCACTGGGCGCAGAGCGGGTTCGCCAACACCGACCTGGACTTCCAGCTCAAGCAGCACGGCATCACCCACGCGGTGGTCGTCGGCGTGCTGGCGAACACCTGCATCGAGTCCACCGGTCGTTTCGCCATGGAGCTCGGCTACCACGTGACGCTGGTCCGCGACGCCACCGCTGCCTTTCTCCCCGAGATGATGAACGCCGCACATGAGCTGAACGGCCCCACCTACGCCCATGCCATCGTCGCCACGGGAGAGCTCGTCACCGCGTTCGAGGAAGCGCGGTCATGA
- a CDS encoding alcohol dehydrogenase catalytic domain-containing protein codes for MQVAEPGGDLSLVRVDTQEPAPGQVRVTVEACGVCHSDALITGGHIPGTTFPVTTGHEIAGRIDAIGGNVTGWSVGDRVAVGWYGGSCGHCDACREGDGVLCPELQVPGVAYAGGFADSVVVPAVALASVPDELTAAEAAPLACAGVTVYNALRRSSARPGDTVAVLGLGGLGHLGVQFAAKMGFNTVAMARGPEKASLAHKLGASHYIDSATEKTADALQAHGGAKVVLATVTDAAAMSATVDGLGRHGELIIVGVAMEPMDITPLQLVSGAKRVYGHASGIAVDTQNTMRFAAQSGVRSWTEEVPLEEADAAFQKMISGQARFRMVLTTGN; via the coding sequence ATGCAGGTCGCCGAGCCTGGCGGGGACCTGTCTCTGGTTCGGGTGGATACCCAGGAGCCGGCCCCGGGCCAGGTACGGGTCACCGTCGAGGCGTGTGGGGTGTGCCACTCCGACGCGTTGATCACCGGCGGACACATCCCGGGCACCACCTTTCCCGTCACGACAGGGCACGAGATCGCGGGACGCATCGACGCGATCGGCGGCAACGTCACCGGCTGGTCAGTCGGTGATCGGGTGGCGGTCGGCTGGTACGGAGGTAGTTGCGGCCACTGCGACGCCTGCAGGGAAGGCGACGGCGTCCTCTGCCCCGAGCTTCAGGTGCCGGGAGTCGCGTACGCCGGAGGGTTCGCTGACTCCGTCGTGGTGCCGGCCGTCGCCCTGGCCTCGGTCCCGGACGAGCTGACGGCGGCGGAGGCCGCGCCCCTGGCCTGCGCCGGCGTGACCGTGTACAACGCGCTGCGCCGCAGCTCCGCGCGTCCAGGCGACACCGTTGCGGTTCTCGGTCTGGGCGGCCTGGGGCACCTGGGCGTTCAGTTCGCCGCGAAGATGGGCTTCAATACCGTCGCGATGGCCCGCGGTCCCGAAAAGGCGTCGCTGGCTCACAAGCTCGGCGCGTCTCACTATATCGACAGCGCCACCGAGAAGACGGCCGACGCGCTGCAGGCCCACGGGGGAGCCAAGGTGGTGTTGGCGACGGTGACCGACGCCGCGGCGATGTCCGCGACGGTCGACGGGTTGGGGCGCCACGGCGAGCTCATCATCGTCGGCGTCGCCATGGAGCCGATGGACATCACGCCCCTGCAGCTCGTGAGCGGGGCCAAGCGGGTGTACGGGCACGCTTCCGGCATCGCGGTCGACACCCAGAACACCATGAGGTTCGCCGCCCAGAGCGGCGTCCGGTCGTGGACCGAGGAGGTTCCGCTGGAGGAAGCCGATGCGGCGTTCCAGAAGATGATCTCCGGCCAGGCCCGCTTCCGCATGGTCCTCACCACCGGTAACTGA